TTGATTGCAGATCCTGAATCCGCAGCAAAAGTCTTTTGTGTGAAAATACTCTGCATTAACTTGTTTTTTAGAAACCCTATTTCCTCATTGCTTAACGATGTCTTGGCTGGGTCTTCAGAATGGCTGAAGCCCTCATTCCTCAGTCCGGACTTGGGCTGCAACAGCAGGCTGCTTTCTTGAGAGGGGGGACTGGACTGCATAATCCATATTTCCCACACTGAGAAAGCATGGTGCATCTGAAAAATAGCTCTTTTCAGGTATATCAGCATTTATTTCCTGAGCCATGGGCTCAACACTGGGTCCTTGGTTTGAGTTAGATTTTCCGGAATTACCAGTACTATCTTTAACATCAGCATCACAGTCTGCCACCTGAGTAGTCTTTGCACGTTGAGTTACTAAGAGACAAACcaccctctttctctcccctggAGCCCGTGGATTCAGCTGAGGATGTTTCTGTCAGGTCGTGTCCAACAAATAAACTGTGAATGACTCCTTGCTTTGAACCTGAGCCCAGAAGGCAGCAGCTTGCCTTCACATCACAGCAGGCGGGTGAAAGCCACTTGTCCCCTGTTTGTGGGGAACACAGCATGGCGCAGTGTCTTCCACCACGATGCATTTGCTCCCCCAGTTCCAGCATGCTGTCCATCAGAGCTCTGCTTCTCGTACACTGCCAGCCCTCTTCCTCAAACCTTTTCTGGGAGCCATGTATGTTCCTGTCCGACATCTGCTTCACACGGGGGGACTTCTCTTGGTTAGAAGACACTTTCTCTGTATCAGTTGTTTCCTCATAGTCAAGAAGGGATACCGTGAGAGGGGCCATTAGCTCAGAAGTGAATCCTGAGGAACAACTGGAAGATCCACAATGGTTAACTCCATTTTTTTGAGCTTTCCATTTTACATCTCCTGCAAGGGCAGCCTGTCTATCCAAAGTggattcttctttctcttcatgctGGAGGTCGGTCTCTTTGCACTCTGGAGTTCCCGATTTTGGTACAGGAGAAACATGGGTTTGAAGCATCCTTTTCTGGAGTTAAGGTGGCTTCACTGGAGTAAACGAGACATCTGTGTTTGGATTTGTACTGTTTGCGATCAGCTAGGAAATCTTTGCCATTTTTCCAGTTACAAGCAGGATCTTCTTGCAGGCAGTaaggtttttctgcagtattGCTTGGAGGGGACTCAGTAGTTAAGTCATAGCTCCAGTCTGATGGAGTTTTGCTGCAGCCTGCATTTTTAATGGATTCCTCTGTCTTTGGGCTGCCCTCACTACAATCCCAGCTGTTCATGTTCTTGCATGGgtattgcatatttaaaaaataaatcctgtcGCTTTTGGCCTTTTTGCTCTACCTCAGTGCCTTGTTCTCTttgatgaaggaaaaatgaatgttgACTGCATTTGTTGGTGTTTCTTTTCACACTCTTTTGACTATAGACAGGTGAGAAAGAATCTTCGCTGAAATCACTGTCATCCAGATCTTCCAGCTGCATCCCCTCTTTGCTCTGTACTTCTGTGGGAGTAAGGCTCAGCTCCTGCTTCACTTGAATCTCCTGGGGCTTGTATTGCGTTAAAAACCTCTCCAGAGGTTGATAGTTCAATTTTTGCTGTAGAATAGGTGGCTGCTGAAACTGCTGGTGATAAAGACATAAatgctcttccctttccttctgaaaTGGAGGCAGATTTGTCCAGGTTTCAACACATTGTTTAGCAAAGGCGTTTCCCCATTCCTGTCTGCCGTCGGAAGGCAGATTTCCATCTCCAAAGG
The DNA window shown above is from Aptenodytes patagonicus chromosome W, bAptPat1.pri.cur, whole genome shotgun sequence and carries:
- the LOC143172163 gene encoding LOW QUALITY PROTEIN: kinesin-like protein KIF24 (The sequence of the model RefSeq protein was modified relative to this genomic sequence to represent the inferred CDS: inserted 8 bases in 4 codons; deleted 1 base in 1 codon), which codes for MVEVIYNNLDDDQVSKDLDEMRCTWSMWQKFVRNALTSYANTLVIMSWTDTEAPTLDGLARHLREYKDNLASSLQACLLAVEKLTQKFSEQSKKDRVKELKKGIKCSIPVTNRHRAAGNVSPKRVQNSPSLPPGEKSSPKKVKLGLQRLSNATKTKACPAALQPPSVPFISTPRGINKGHGCKGNPSSPWFHHASPVKGVLXLAHPLKKKTDDLSPHSEKNPTAKDFIIKNAATAETKESGQRNKYMQDRPPVQCLKVQTVQPVQKQLVSRDDFSFGDGNLPSDGRQEWGNAFAKQCVETWTNLPPFQKEREEHLCLYHQQFQQPPILQQKLNYQPLERFLTQYKPQEIQVKQELSLTPTEVQSKEGMQLEDLDDSDFSEDSFSPVYSQKSVKRNTNKCSQHSFFLHQREQGTEVEQKGQKRQDLFFKYAIPMQEHEXSWDCSEGSPKTEESIKNAGCSKTPSDWSYDLTTESPPSNTAEKPYCLQEDPACNWKNGKDFLADRKQYKSKHRCLVYSSEATLTPEKDASNPXVSPVPKSGTPECKETDLQHEEKEESTLDRQAALAGDVKWKAQKNGVNHCGSSSCSSGFTSELMAPLTVSLLDYEETTDTEKVSSNQEKSPRVKQMSDRNIHGSQKRFEEEGWQCTRSRALMDSMLELGEQMHRGGRHCAMLCSPQTGDKWLSPACCDVKASCCLLGSGSKQGVIHSLFVGHDLTETSSAESTGSRGEKEGGLSLSNSTCKDYSGGRXCDADVKDSTGNSGKSNSNQGPSVEPMAQEINADIPEKSYFSDAPCFLSVGNMDYAVQSPSQESSLLLQPKSGLRNEGFSHSEDPAKTSLSNEEIGFLKNKLMQSIFTQKTFAADSGSAIKDNKPLANAKSPSSMSNSRSPSATSEMGKWQREALKKAQQAVIRAHQQQLETMATLGFFDHRLKGAALLGFEVVT